A genomic stretch from Carassius auratus strain Wakin chromosome 37, ASM336829v1, whole genome shotgun sequence includes:
- the lsm12b gene encoding protein LSM12 homolog A has protein sequence MRLRKARAPVSLAEKMAAPGPGEYFSVGSHVSCLTCLGQRLQGEVVAFDYPSKMLTLKCPSSSGKPNLSDVILVNLAYVSEVDVINDHTETPPPLASLNISKLASRARTEKEDKLSQAYAISAGVSVEGQQLFQTIHKTIKDCKWQEKNIIVMDDVVISPPYQVENCKGKEGSALSHIRKIVEKHFKDVESQKSMQRTQAQQTQKDSSLSS, from the exons ATGCGTTTACGTAAAGCTCGCGCTCCGGTTTCCCTGGCGGAGAAGATGGCGGCTCCGGGACCGGGGGAGTATTTCAGTGTCGGGAGCCATGTCTCTTGCCTCACCTGTTTAGGACAACGTTTACAGGGAGAGGTGGTGGCTTTCGATTACCCGTCCAAGATGTTGACTTTGA AATGCCCTTCCTCCAGCGGTAAGCCCAACCTCAGTGACGTCATCTTGGTTAACTTAGCCTATGTTTCAGAAGTGGATGTTATTAACGACCACACAGAGACTCCTCCTCCTCTAGCATCCTTGAACATTAGCAAG CTTGCCAGTCGGGCAAGGACAGAAAAGGAAGACAAGTTGTCCCAAGCCTATGCAATCAGTGCTGGGGTGTCTGTCGAGGGCCAGCAATTATTCCAGACTATACACAAAAC CATCAAAGACTGTAAATGGCAGGAGAAGAACATCATTGTTATGGATGACGTCGTAATCTCGCCACCATACCAGGTGGAGAACTGCAAAGGCAAAGAGGGAAGTGCTCTAAGTCATATACGCAAAATT GTtgagaaacattttaaagatgtgGAAAGCCAGAAGTCGATGCAGCGTACACAAGCACAGCAAACACAGAAGGACTCGTCTTTATCCTCCTGA
- the g6pc3 gene encoding glucose-6-phosphatase 3, with product MESIYRQGVEMAEELQQRSRSCEGLWLIASHLGDPKAAVLLVFPLVFHTHRRTGIAVLWVAALSEWLNLVLKWILFGERPYWWIGHSGLFSKNPPKVQQFMSTCETGPGSPSGHAMVTAAVWWVIVSFLASFFHTRTGSKILAAVPYLLYAVFLACVGLSRIFILAHFPHQVIGGLLAGVLLGVFLNRTVPEDRSLLFFFRFSLILLFGALLMHGALQNIGVDLSWSISLAKRWCSRPEWIRMDTAPFSSLNRDAGVLLGLGLAQYWKPGGWALPWVPRTLCVALSSIALHYISSFPVPTVPPLLFYSLFFLKYSIVPQVVMVLVPGFVHLLTAKPKRE from the exons ATGGAGAGCATATACCGCCAGGGTGTTGAGATGGCGGAGGAGCTCCAGCAGAGATCGAGGAGCTGCGAGGGTTTGTGGCTGATCGCTTCTCATCTGGGAGACCCGAAGGCTGCAGTGCTGCTGGTGTTTCCTCTCGTGttccacacacacagacggacAGGCATCGCTGTGCTCTGGGTGGCTGCTTTATCAGAGTGGCTCAACTTAGTTCTCAAATG GATCCTGTTTGGCGAGAGACCTTATTGGTGGATTGGACATTCTGGATTGTTTTCCAAAAACCCTCCGAAAGTCCAGCAGTTCATGTCTACCTGTGAGACCGGCCCAG GCAGTCCGTCAGGTCACGCCATGGTCACTGCTGCTGTCTGGTGGGTGATCGTCTCTTTCCTGGCCTCCTTCTTTCACACTCGCACCGGCAG TAAGATATTAGCTGCAGTGCCGTATCTGTTGTATGCAGTATTTTTGGCTTGTGTAGGCCTCTCTCGAATCTTCATCTTAGCTCACTTCCCACATCAAGTCATCGGAGGTCTTCTGGCAG GGGTGTTGCTGGGGGTTTTTCTGAACAGGACTGTTCCTGAAGATCGCTCTCTGCTGTTCTTCTTTCGCTTCAGCTTGATTCTGCTGTTCGGAGCTCTTCTAATGCACGGTGCCCTGCAAAATATCGGGGTTGATCTTTCCTG GTCAATCTCACTGGCTAAGAGGTGGTGTTCTCGCCCCGAGTGGATTCGTATGGACACAGCGCCTTTCTCCTCTCTGAACCGGGACGCCGGGGTCCTGCTGGGACTAGGACTCGCACAGTACTGGAAGCCAGGAGGATGGGCTCTTCCATGGGTTCCCAGGACTCTCTGTGTGGCCCTCTCGTCCATAGCCCTCCACTACATCAGCAGCTTCCCCGTGCCCACCGTTCCTCCTCTTCTCTTCTACTCGCTCTTCTTTCTCAAGTACAGCATCGTGCCGCAGGTGGTCATGGTGCTGGTGCCTGGATTTGTGCATCTTCTCACAGCCAAACCCAAGAGGGAGTAA